The following coding sequences lie in one Maylandia zebra isolate NMK-2024a linkage group LG14, Mzebra_GT3a, whole genome shotgun sequence genomic window:
- the fxyd6 gene encoding FXYD domain-containing ion transport regulator 6, protein METILLIVSSLLVYMTAATNTDTEGATNTSENPFIYDYETLRIGGLAFAVVLFTLGILLILSRRCRCGIKQKPRAPGDEEAQEENLIVSKAAAAAKETPPEN, encoded by the exons ATGGAAACTATTTTGCTCATCGTCTCTTCACTCCTTGTATATATGACTG CTGCAACAAACACTGATACAGAGGGGG CAACCAATACATCTGAAAACCCATTTATTTATG ACTATGAGACCTTGAGGATTGGGGGATTGGCATTTGCAGTGGTGCTGTTTACACTTGGCATTCTTCTAATCCTCA GTCGGCGATGCCGCTGTGGTATTAAACAGAAGCCCAG GGCCCCCGGAGATGAAGAGGCACAGGAGGAGAATCTGATTGTCTCCAAGG ctgcagcagctgccaAGGAGACTCCACCAGAGAACTGA